Proteins encoded within one genomic window of Hallerella porci:
- a CDS encoding murein hydrolase activator EnvC family protein, translated as MKFRFWLIGFFVFLLVASPAFAAKKSTSSQLAKQRAELKNLEENLAKQRKKVKLLESEEKGVLNTIALLDENLSRTREYVQLLAKNESTVKTSLTEIGRALDSLDKEIARRNEAMQKRIRELYIHGEAGPLSEILAILRGEGSPERQIYYVNRLLTEDREKVERLSWLLRERALKKREASARLSELHSLQSKKSAEEAGLKNQIQTQGEVLASVQKSKSLQKKAIQEIEQNQRTMLSIIRRLEKKREQEIAQAKKKQKQKKSSKKAEKIPRVPVKPVGPKCMPLNGNIIAEYGMHEHPVLHIMTRNLGVEIRGKKGQKVKAAAAGTVVMVAEIDGRGPSTIIEHEGGVYSVYGHMSAIRVKEGDKVKNCEDIGTVGDIASLNGIKLYFQVSEGTDTVDPLKWLKKK; from the coding sequence ATGAAATTTCGCTTTTGGCTCATCGGATTTTTCGTCTTTCTTTTGGTCGCGTCGCCGGCTTTTGCTGCAAAAAAATCGACGAGTTCGCAGTTGGCAAAGCAGCGCGCTGAACTGAAAAATTTGGAAGAAAATTTAGCGAAGCAACGCAAAAAAGTCAAACTTTTGGAATCCGAAGAAAAAGGCGTTTTGAATACGATTGCGCTTCTCGATGAAAATTTAAGTCGCACCCGAGAATATGTGCAACTGCTCGCGAAAAATGAATCGACGGTAAAAACATCGCTCACAGAAATCGGCAGAGCATTAGATTCTTTGGACAAAGAAATTGCGCGGCGAAATGAAGCGATGCAGAAACGAATTCGCGAACTTTATATTCATGGCGAAGCAGGTCCGCTCAGCGAAATTCTCGCAATTCTCCGCGGCGAAGGTTCTCCCGAACGCCAGATTTATTATGTGAATCGACTCCTCACAGAAGACCGCGAAAAAGTGGAAAGGCTTTCTTGGCTTTTGCGGGAACGCGCTCTCAAAAAACGCGAAGCGTCCGCGCGACTTTCGGAATTGCATTCTTTACAATCCAAAAAATCAGCGGAAGAAGCGGGCTTAAAAAATCAAATTCAAACGCAAGGCGAAGTTCTCGCTTCGGTGCAAAAAAGTAAAAGTCTGCAGAAAAAAGCGATTCAAGAAATCGAACAAAATCAGCGGACAATGCTTTCGATTATTCGCCGCTTAGAAAAAAAGCGTGAACAAGAAATTGCGCAGGCAAAGAAAAAACAAAAGCAGAAAAAGTCTTCGAAAAAAGCAGAAAAAATTCCGCGAGTTCCGGTCAAGCCTGTCGGTCCCAAATGCATGCCGCTGAACGGAAATATCATCGCGGAATATGGAATGCACGAACATCCGGTGCTGCACATTATGACACGTAATCTCGGCGTCGAAATCCGCGGCAAAAAAGGACAAAAAGTCAAAGCAGCGGCCGCGGGAACGGTCGTGATGGTCGCCGAAATTGACGGCCGTGGGCCTTCTACGATTATCGAACACGAAGGCGGCGTTTACTCCGTTTATGGTCACATGAGCGCAATTCGGGTAAAAGAAGGCGATAAAGTCAAAAATTGCGAAGATATTGGAACGGTCGGCGATATCGCATCGCTAAATGGAATTAAATTGTATTTCCAAGTTAGCGAAGGAACCGATACGGTCGATCCTTTGAAATGGTTAAAGAAAAAATGA